The following are from one region of the Leptospira terpstrae serovar Hualin str. LT 11-33 = ATCC 700639 genome:
- a CDS encoding sodium:solute symporter family protein, with protein sequence MFVTLSPIDYLILLVFVGFMVVIGVLLKKSMNQSSDFLLAGRKIPSWITGIAFISANISALELLGMSASGAEYGFLTFHFYYLGAIPGMIFLGIFMMPFYYSSKIRSVPEYLRYRFNRPAHLVNSLITLLSLALGSGIYLYSLSLVFETMFGWNPHLSILFSAGIVLVYTYFGGLSSSIYTEVMQFFLTVLGLFPLVIIGLTRLGGWDGLLQKVPNSHKHMWQGLVSGQNELGWDLLSVTVGLGFVLSFSYWTCGFTEVQRAMAAKDYRAARRTPLIGAMFKLFLPFLTVIPGLIALTEFSKEMNGEYNKSFLILLKNFYPSGMLGLGTTALLAAFMAGMSSSITAMNTIFTYDIYQTYISKNKEDKDYLKIGKRSTMFAIIFAIFASYIAMQFENIMNYIQLLFSFFNAPLISIFLLGMFWKRASGWSAFYGMLLGTGSGLVHFILYSLEILHYKSDMVSNFYGAIYSGLVCFLTMVIVSYIEKEDTTKDLHGLIYSDRDKTNPFWDPRILAWGVGLIVLLAGFNIIFA encoded by the coding sequence ATGTTCGTAACCCTTTCCCCCATCGATTATCTCATCCTTTTGGTCTTTGTTGGGTTTATGGTTGTGATTGGAGTTTTACTCAAAAAATCCATGAACCAATCGAGTGATTTCCTTCTTGCAGGTCGTAAGATCCCTAGCTGGATTACGGGAATTGCCTTTATCTCTGCCAATATTTCCGCCTTAGAATTGTTAGGGATGAGTGCCAGTGGGGCAGAATATGGATTTTTAACCTTTCATTTTTACTATTTAGGTGCCATTCCCGGAATGATCTTTCTTGGGATCTTTATGATGCCATTTTATTACTCCTCAAAGATTAGAAGTGTTCCTGAATACTTACGTTATCGTTTTAACAGGCCTGCCCATTTAGTTAATTCACTGATTACTTTATTATCCCTTGCGCTTGGCTCAGGAATTTATCTTTATTCTTTGTCTTTGGTATTTGAAACGATGTTTGGTTGGAATCCTCACCTTTCCATTTTATTTAGTGCAGGGATTGTTTTGGTTTATACTTATTTTGGGGGACTCAGTTCTTCCATTTATACGGAAGTAATGCAATTTTTTTTAACAGTTCTAGGTTTGTTCCCACTAGTAATCATCGGATTGACAAGGTTAGGTGGCTGGGATGGACTTTTGCAAAAAGTTCCTAATTCGCACAAACATATGTGGCAAGGACTTGTGAGTGGACAAAATGAACTTGGATGGGATTTGTTAAGTGTCACTGTGGGACTTGGTTTTGTATTATCTTTTTCTTATTGGACTTGTGGATTTACTGAAGTGCAAAGAGCCATGGCGGCTAAAGATTACCGTGCTGCAAGAAGAACTCCTCTCATCGGAGCTATGTTCAAATTGTTTTTACCATTTTTAACTGTGATCCCCGGTTTAATTGCTTTAACGGAATTTTCAAAGGAGATGAATGGAGAATACAATAAAAGTTTTTTAATATTACTTAAGAATTTTTATCCTTCCGGAATGTTAGGTCTTGGAACTACAGCACTCCTTGCTGCATTTATGGCGGGCATGTCCAGTTCCATCACCGCGATGAATACTATTTTTACTTATGATATCTATCAAACATACATAAGCAAAAATAAAGAGGATAAAGATTATTTAAAGATCGGAAAACGTTCTACAATGTTTGCTATCATATTTGCCATTTTTGCATCTTACATAGCTATGCAGTTTGAGAATATAATGAACTACATCCAACTCCTCTTTTCTTTTTTTAATGCACCTCTTATTTCGATATTTTTGTTAGGGATGTTTTGGAAACGTGCATCCGGTTGGAGTGCTTTTTACGGTATGTTACTCGGAACAGGAAGTGGATTAGTTCACTTTATCCTTTACTCATTAGAGATTTTACATTATAAATCGGATATGGTCTCTAATTTTTACGGTGCCATTTACTCTGGTTTGGTCTGTTTTCTAACCATGGTCATTGTGAGTTATATAGAAAAAGAGGATACAACTAAGGATCTTCATGGTTTGATCTATTCAGATCGGGATAAAACAAATCCATTTTGGGATCCACGGATTTTAGCATGGGGTGTTGGACTTATTGTGCTTCTTGCAGGGTTTAATATCATTTTTGCATAA
- a CDS encoding flavin-containing monooxygenase produces MALPKVCVIGAGSSGITVIKSLKEHGIPFDCYEKGSDVGGNWRYKNDNGLSNIYKSLHINTHRDRMEYRDYPMPTNYPDYPNHDPIQKYFLSYVDHYGLRKHIQFKNGVKKAERTEEGIWKITPEKGPTKYYDVLVVANGHHWSERWPDPAFPGKFSGQIMHSHSYVDPKTPVNCEGKNVVVLGMGNSAMDISVELSRPGVAKKVFLSARRGAYVIPNYLFGKPLDKLTEYTPHWVPFFIQQTLAHLLIRFGVGKMEDFGLPKPDHKFGSAHPTISQDLLVRLGRGDIKPKPVITELKGKKIAFADGTEEDADVLIYCTGYNIKFPFFDENFLSAPNNYIPLFYKMMKPGINDLFFVGLMQPLGAIMPLAECQGKWIAQYLTGNYQMPSKEEMEKAIEKDQKDMKKRYVSSTRHTIQVDYDTFIYNMKEEMAAGKKRAAKLGNHLPIEARAGLFSEGRNETAKFSKKKLVRK; encoded by the coding sequence ATGGCACTTCCTAAAGTTTGTGTAATTGGCGCAGGATCCTCCGGAATCACAGTCATTAAATCTTTGAAGGAACACGGAATTCCTTTTGATTGTTATGAAAAAGGAAGTGATGTAGGAGGTAACTGGCGTTACAAAAACGACAATGGACTCAGTAATATTTACAAGTCGCTTCATATTAATACCCATAGAGATCGGATGGAATACCGCGACTATCCGATGCCAACCAACTATCCCGATTATCCAAACCACGATCCCATCCAAAAATACTTTTTATCTTACGTAGACCACTATGGTCTACGCAAACACATCCAATTCAAAAATGGAGTGAAAAAAGCAGAACGAACAGAAGAGGGAATTTGGAAAATCACTCCCGAAAAAGGACCTACCAAATACTATGATGTGTTAGTTGTCGCCAATGGGCACCATTGGAGTGAACGTTGGCCGGACCCCGCCTTTCCTGGTAAATTTTCTGGTCAAATTATGCACTCTCACTCCTATGTTGACCCAAAAACGCCCGTTAATTGCGAAGGTAAAAATGTCGTAGTTCTTGGAATGGGAAATAGTGCGATGGATATCTCAGTTGAGTTATCTAGACCCGGTGTTGCGAAAAAAGTTTTTTTGTCTGCAAGACGCGGTGCTTATGTCATTCCTAACTATCTATTTGGAAAACCTTTAGATAAACTAACAGAATATACACCACATTGGGTTCCGTTTTTTATCCAACAAACACTGGCTCACCTTCTCATCCGGTTCGGTGTCGGAAAAATGGAAGACTTTGGATTACCAAAACCAGATCATAAGTTTGGATCCGCTCACCCAACCATCTCTCAAGATTTACTCGTAAGACTTGGTAGAGGAGATATCAAACCAAAACCAGTGATTACTGAACTCAAAGGTAAAAAAATAGCTTTTGCTGATGGAACAGAAGAGGATGCGGATGTTCTCATTTATTGCACTGGATACAATATCAAGTTTCCATTCTTTGATGAGAATTTTTTATCTGCTCCCAATAACTACATTCCTCTTTTCTATAAAATGATGAAACCGGGAATCAATGATTTATTTTTTGTAGGCCTTATGCAACCGTTAGGTGCCATTATGCCACTTGCTGAATGCCAAGGTAAGTGGATTGCCCAATATCTCACGGGAAACTATCAAATGCCTTCTAAGGAAGAAATGGAAAAGGCAATTGAAAAGGATCAAAAAGATATGAAAAAAAGGTATGTGAGTAGCACTCGCCATACCATCCAAGTGGATTACGATACCTTCATCTACAATATGAAAGAGGAAATGGCTGCGGGTAAAAAAAGAGCGGCTAAACTCGGAAACCATTTGCCAATCGAAGCACGAGCAGGATTGTTTTCGGAAGGCCGAAATGAAACTGCAAAATTCTCAAAAAAGAAATTGGTTCGCAAGTAA
- a CDS encoding WYL domain-containing protein, with protein sequence MNPSTARAASKLNLIRLLDSHPEGLGLEEIQSVTGHKSITALKKDLGELYMIEMYPYSPTDAVDLDFDGEKVKIRLPIAVDSALPLSPKEWSLLRSLLLTEKTKEDSKLNHSILTKIDSVIPSGDWSPYQKSKEIIVTAINEKKILTIVYWKRDTQEKETRTLAPWILWEENDSYLLAYDLTKEGFRSFRLDYILDIITTDIKYPNLPDTAGEFLEGFKQLFGADIENTNFAKLWITDSASYHLGMKLKLESTGVQKQIGDTQYREFRTSIRDQNWFVQTILGYGTSVLVSEPKELKDSIQFHLQSIAPSKPNLHTQS encoded by the coding sequence ATGAATCCATCTACCGCTCGGGCTGCTTCCAAACTAAATTTAATCCGCCTTTTGGATTCACATCCAGAAGGTCTTGGTTTAGAAGAAATTCAAAGCGTTACGGGACACAAATCCATAACAGCACTCAAAAAAGATTTGGGTGAATTGTATATGATTGAGATGTATCCTTATTCACCTACCGATGCAGTGGATTTAGATTTTGATGGGGAGAAGGTAAAAATCCGACTCCCTATTGCAGTCGATTCCGCTCTCCCCCTTTCCCCAAAAGAATGGTCCCTCCTTAGATCACTTTTACTAACAGAAAAAACAAAAGAAGATTCTAAACTAAACCATTCTATTTTAACAAAAATTGATTCAGTGATTCCTTCGGGTGATTGGTCTCCCTATCAAAAATCCAAAGAGATAATAGTAACAGCTATCAACGAAAAAAAAATTCTAACGATTGTTTATTGGAAAAGAGATACACAAGAAAAAGAAACTAGAACTTTAGCTCCTTGGATTCTCTGGGAAGAAAACGATTCTTATCTTTTAGCTTATGATCTTACCAAAGAGGGGTTTCGGTCTTTTCGATTGGATTACATTTTAGACATTATCACTACTGATATAAAATACCCGAATTTACCTGATACGGCAGGCGAATTTTTGGAAGGTTTTAAACAATTGTTTGGTGCCGATATAGAAAATACAAACTTTGCCAAACTTTGGATTACTGATTCTGCCTCTTATCATTTGGGAATGAAACTAAAACTAGAATCTACTGGAGTCCAAAAACAAATCGGAGATACACAATACCGAGAATTTCGAACATCGATTCGAGACCAAAACTGGTTTGTTCAAACCATCTTAGGTTATGGAACCTCGGTTCTTGTTTCCGAACCAAAAGAATTAAAAGACTCAATTCAATTCCATTTACAATCCATAGCTCCTTCGAAACCTAATCTTCATACTCAATCGTAG
- a CDS encoding M23 family metallopeptidase — protein MKLQNSQKRNWFASKKTLSLFLTTCLSICGTGCVSKGYSYQGNPLFGWMESSGEIRATDPYPILKRYPSFQATDFEFPVGGKYAEGYYLAQKFGAENGKFGGRKHLGEDWNSITGGDTDYAAPVYAFGNGVVSEIADYGGGWGKVVRIVHHHNVGNGDFWFLETVYAHLHTIDVEPGQLVKKTEWIGTIGDAGGNYPAHLHFELRSVIGASLGGGYGLKTEGFLPPTRWLMQYGPKEKSFSEDSFHYLIEKGGTL, from the coding sequence ATGAAACTGCAAAATTCTCAAAAAAGAAATTGGTTCGCAAGTAAAAAGACTCTAAGTTTATTCCTCACAACCTGTCTTTCTATCTGCGGGACAGGTTGTGTTTCCAAAGGTTACTCCTACCAAGGAAACCCACTCTTCGGATGGATGGAATCCTCTGGTGAAATTCGTGCGACAGATCCTTATCCTATTTTAAAAAGATATCCCTCCTTCCAAGCCACAGATTTCGAATTTCCAGTCGGTGGAAAGTATGCCGAAGGATATTATTTAGCTCAAAAATTTGGTGCCGAGAATGGAAAGTTCGGTGGCCGAAAACATCTTGGGGAAGATTGGAATTCCATTACTGGTGGAGATACCGATTATGCGGCCCCTGTTTATGCGTTTGGGAATGGGGTTGTTTCGGAAATCGCTGACTACGGTGGTGGTTGGGGGAAAGTTGTTCGCATCGTACACCACCACAATGTAGGCAATGGGGATTTTTGGTTTTTAGAAACAGTCTATGCCCACCTCCATACAATCGACGTAGAACCGGGACAATTGGTAAAAAAAACAGAATGGATTGGAACGATTGGTGATGCGGGAGGAAATTATCCTGCCCATTTACATTTCGAACTTCGTTCGGTCATCGGTGCTTCGTTAGGTGGAGGTTATGGATTAAAAACAGAAGGGTTTTTGCCACCCACTCGGTGGCTGATGCAGTATGGGCCAAAAGAAAAATCCTTTTCTGAGGATAGTTTTCATTATCTAATCGAAAAAGGGGGAACTCTCTAA
- a CDS encoding sugar phosphate nucleotidyltransferase gives MNLHNTVTAVILAAGKGTRMKSELPKVAVVLNESPLLLHVLRNIESAGIERKVVVVGYRKDVVTDIAKSFSGVEFAEQTEQLGTGHAVLSAEPKLTPYSGYTIVACGDAPLISAKSFSELIELHKSNGYSATVLSAKMENPTGYGRIIRSADDGSLLRIVEEKDASPEEKVVNEVNTGTYCFTTEDLFGALKQIGNDNAQKEYYLTDVIKIFRSLGKKVGAKTLANALESHGINSPDDLALAKQYIDKGLVGV, from the coding sequence ATGAACCTACATAATACTGTAACTGCTGTTATTTTGGCGGCGGGGAAAGGAACTCGAATGAAGAGTGAGCTTCCCAAGGTTGCGGTTGTACTGAACGAATCTCCACTTTTACTTCACGTTCTTCGCAATATCGAATCTGCCGGCATAGAACGAAAAGTCGTCGTTGTCGGTTACCGCAAAGATGTCGTCACAGATATCGCAAAATCATTTTCCGGTGTAGAATTTGCCGAACAAACAGAACAATTGGGAACAGGACACGCTGTCCTTTCGGCAGAACCCAAACTCACACCTTATTCAGGTTACACGATCGTTGCCTGTGGTGATGCACCCCTGATCTCTGCAAAATCATTTTCCGAACTCATAGAACTTCATAAATCGAATGGATACTCAGCGACTGTTCTATCAGCCAAGATGGAAAACCCTACCGGTTATGGTCGTATCATTCGGTCGGCTGACGATGGCAGTCTTTTACGTATTGTAGAAGAAAAGGATGCAAGTCCTGAAGAGAAAGTTGTAAACGAAGTGAACACAGGAACCTATTGTTTCACAACGGAAGATCTTTTCGGTGCTTTAAAACAAATCGGTAATGACAATGCGCAAAAAGAATATTACCTCACAGATGTGATCAAAATTTTCAGATCTTTGGGGAAAAAAGTCGGGGCAAAAACTTTGGCAAATGCATTAGAAAGCCACGGTATCAATTCCCCTGACGATTTGGCTCTCGCAAAACAATATATAGATAAAGGGTTGGTTGGAGTATGA
- a CDS encoding 4-(cytidine 5'-diphospho)-2-C-methyl-D-erythritol kinase, whose translation MISLKSIAQGKINIGLLIPYKREDGLHEIRSVFVPISFGDPMEIQIMPLSPGQKPSFQLVSENYLHGYRYEKFEEVSERGELSRNILHKAFQKLATYLREPIAISIHLQKYLPPEGGIGGGSSNAGFFLKEIFPWTHLSKEEQIPLAKSIGADVPFFLQSSPCYVTGIGEVLEPISVAQGSGILAIPPFGLSTSAMYTGLQKSLQKPYGSEVWKSLAEDLIRSLQVGDWAYLQNRLENEFEKIAFQTQPLLKELKLGFYESGAVYASLSGSGSCFYGIYPSDRERDEALRIVSDRFPDMEFRTFSF comes from the coding sequence ATGATTTCCTTGAAATCGATTGCCCAAGGAAAGATTAACATTGGTTTACTGATTCCTTACAAAAGGGAAGACGGTTTACACGAAATCCGCAGTGTTTTTGTGCCCATAAGTTTTGGAGATCCTATGGAAATCCAAATCATGCCCCTATCTCCGGGCCAAAAACCTAGTTTCCAGCTAGTGTCAGAAAACTATCTCCATGGTTACCGTTACGAAAAATTCGAAGAAGTTTCAGAAAGGGGAGAACTCTCACGAAACATTCTCCACAAAGCCTTTCAAAAGTTAGCCACTTACCTTCGTGAGCCAATTGCAATCTCCATCCACTTACAAAAGTACCTTCCACCCGAAGGAGGAATTGGTGGCGGAAGTAGCAATGCTGGTTTTTTTCTAAAAGAAATCTTTCCCTGGACCCATCTTTCCAAAGAAGAACAGATTCCGTTGGCAAAGTCAATTGGAGCTGATGTCCCCTTCTTTCTTCAGTCCTCCCCTTGTTACGTGACGGGGATCGGCGAAGTCCTAGAACCGATTTCTGTGGCACAAGGGTCGGGAATTTTGGCCATTCCACCCTTTGGACTTTCTACATCTGCTATGTACACAGGCCTTCAAAAAAGTTTACAAAAACCCTATGGTTCCGAAGTATGGAAATCTCTGGCAGAGGATTTAATTCGAAGTCTTCAGGTCGGGGATTGGGCATACCTGCAAAACAGGCTCGAGAACGAGTTTGAAAAAATCGCTTTTCAGACCCAACCCTTACTAAAGGAATTGAAATTAGGGTTCTATGAGTCGGGAGCAGTCTATGCTTCTTTATCGGGTTCGGGTTCTTGCTTTTATGGCATTTATCCTTCAGATAGAGAGAGAGATGAGGCCCTTCGCATTGTCTCCGATCGATTCCCCGATATGGAATTTCGAACGTTCTCTTTTTAG
- a CDS encoding 50S ribosomal protein L25/general stress protein Ctc yields the protein MEKISIKAQTRTSKGKGPARRMRVEGLVPANIIGSGEAKSASVVEKEIQRLIDSGIRKATLIDLELDGKTERVFVKEIQRFPHTGQIRHIDFFKVTPGKKILTTVAIKTTGVAKGSKAGGQFEHLVHEIKVKSTPEDLTDVITIDVSGLDIGNMIKVSELPHPASWEILVNGDPIVASCSKTKAILAAERAEKAEADSKGKPAAKKAGKK from the coding sequence ATGGAAAAAATCAGTATCAAAGCACAAACAAGAACTTCTAAAGGAAAAGGTCCTGCAAGAAGAATGCGTGTGGAAGGTTTAGTACCGGCGAACATCATCGGAAGCGGTGAAGCAAAATCGGCAAGTGTTGTCGAAAAAGAAATCCAAAGACTCATCGACTCCGGAATCCGTAAGGCTACCCTAATTGACCTTGAACTTGATGGTAAAACAGAAAGAGTTTTCGTAAAAGAAATCCAAAGATTTCCACACACAGGTCAAATCCGTCACATCGACTTCTTTAAAGTAACTCCTGGTAAAAAGATCCTTACAACAGTAGCAATCAAAACTACTGGTGTAGCAAAAGGTTCCAAAGCTGGTGGACAATTCGAACACCTAGTTCACGAAATCAAAGTGAAGTCAACTCCTGAAGATTTAACTGACGTAATCACAATTGATGTGAGTGGTTTGGATATCGGAAACATGATTAAAGTTTCTGAACTTCCTCACCCAGCTTCTTGGGAAATCCTTGTGAATGGGGATCCGATAGTTGCTTCTTGTAGCAAAACAAAAGCAATCCTTGCTGCGGAACGTGCTGAAAAAGCAGAAGCCGACAGTAAAGGCAAACCAGCAGCTAAAAAAGCTGGAAAGAAATAA
- a CDS encoding ACP S-malonyltransferase — protein MTSAKLLTATLQNSQKFFLQFGGQGSPYLKELVKLYAEPELKEFFETSFKTIAEISARDGKSPLLNEGFDFKSWIENPDGAPSEDYLARAPISVPGIFMTQIANYVLVSKRGYPTAELIKATGALSGHSQGVIASALVGLGKDGADFLNAYSDFLKFVFYLGFNGQKVYPNFVVSEEVVKENEANGDKNPAPMVAVIGYTKDELEERVKKTNDSLGLKGQDTVFISLYNTPDSMILSALPSSLLAFRKQWKAEMDEKKFKFVYLKTTAPFHCPFMETSLDKFNTEDAAVVPFPYTGADLKVPVYSIFDGHNLQKDGNLRDILFKMVLIEPLYWDLAIAPIFNDSAINTIIDFGPSVVSQRLTGGHLKAKNIEKQSLCASNAKELKVILEA, from the coding sequence ATGACATCGGCCAAACTCCTTACTGCTACCCTCCAAAATTCTCAAAAATTTTTCCTTCAATTTGGGGGACAGGGTTCACCTTACCTAAAAGAACTCGTAAAATTGTATGCAGAACCAGAACTCAAAGAATTTTTCGAAACTAGTTTCAAAACCATTGCTGAAATTTCGGCACGGGATGGAAAAAGCCCACTTCTTAACGAAGGATTCGATTTTAAATCTTGGATCGAAAATCCAGATGGCGCTCCATCCGAAGATTATTTAGCTCGCGCACCAATTTCTGTGCCGGGAATTTTTATGACTCAAATTGCAAACTATGTTTTGGTTTCTAAACGTGGTTACCCAACCGCTGAACTTATCAAAGCAACGGGAGCACTCAGTGGTCATAGCCAAGGAGTCATCGCATCTGCTCTTGTTGGTCTTGGAAAAGACGGAGCTGATTTTTTAAACGCATACTCCGACTTCTTAAAATTTGTTTTCTATCTTGGATTTAACGGTCAAAAAGTTTATCCTAACTTTGTTGTTTCGGAAGAAGTAGTCAAAGAAAACGAAGCAAACGGTGATAAAAATCCAGCACCTATGGTTGCAGTGATTGGTTATACAAAAGATGAATTAGAAGAAAGAGTGAAAAAAACAAATGACTCGCTCGGACTCAAAGGTCAAGATACGGTCTTTATTTCTCTCTATAACACTCCTGATTCTATGATTCTATCCGCTCTTCCTTCTTCTCTTCTTGCATTCCGTAAACAATGGAAAGCTGAGATGGATGAGAAAAAATTCAAATTTGTTTATTTAAAAACAACAGCACCTTTTCACTGCCCTTTTATGGAAACTTCTCTCGACAAATTCAATACAGAAGATGCCGCTGTAGTTCCATTTCCTTATACTGGTGCTGATTTAAAAGTTCCGGTCTACAGTATCTTTGATGGTCATAACCTTCAAAAAGATGGAAACCTTCGCGACATTCTCTTTAAGATGGTTTTGATTGAGCCACTTTACTGGGATTTGGCGATTGCACCGATTTTTAATGACAGTGCGATTAACACTATCATTGACTTTGGACCAAGTGTTGTGAGCCAAAGATTAACAGGTGGACACTTAAAGGCAAAAAACATCGAAAAACAATCTTTATGTGCTTCAAATGCTAAGGAATTAAAAGTAATTCTAGAAGCATAA
- a CDS encoding ribose-phosphate diphosphokinase, which yields MNPSEVVVFSGNANRPLAEEICKHLGIPNGQISVKRFSDGESSVKIEENVRGRDVFVVQSISYPANDSLMELLLIIDAARRASARRITAVIPYYGYGRQDRKVEPRVPISARMVADLIETVGPDRVLTMDLHADQIQGFFRIPVDHLYFSPVLAEYINSLNMEDLVIVSPDSGGAERARNFGKKVNGSLAIIDKRRPKANESVVMHVIGEIKDKNCLLLDDMIDTGGTIAKAATALYQNGAKSVLCCASHGVLSGEAPAKLNEADFKQIVLSNSIAIPETKKINHLKTLSIAPLFAKAIERIHNEESISSLFS from the coding sequence ATGAATCCCAGCGAAGTAGTTGTATTTTCTGGAAATGCAAACAGACCTCTTGCCGAGGAAATTTGTAAACACCTGGGCATTCCTAATGGCCAAATCTCTGTAAAGAGATTCTCCGACGGGGAAAGTTCTGTAAAAATCGAAGAAAACGTTCGTGGGCGGGATGTATTTGTAGTTCAGTCTATAAGTTACCCAGCAAACGACAGTTTGATGGAACTTCTACTGATCATTGATGCTGCAAGAAGAGCATCTGCGCGTCGCATTACTGCAGTTATTCCTTATTATGGTTATGGACGCCAAGACAGAAAGGTTGAACCAAGGGTTCCTATTTCTGCTCGTATGGTTGCCGATTTAATCGAAACTGTAGGTCCTGACCGAGTTCTCACTATGGATTTACATGCAGACCAAATCCAAGGATTCTTTCGTATTCCAGTAGACCATTTATACTTCTCACCTGTGCTTGCTGAATACATCAACTCACTGAATATGGAAGACTTAGTGATTGTTTCTCCTGATTCAGGTGGTGCCGAAAGAGCTCGTAACTTTGGTAAAAAAGTAAACGGATCTCTTGCCATCATCGACAAACGTAGACCAAAAGCTAACGAGTCTGTGGTGATGCATGTCATCGGTGAAATCAAAGACAAAAACTGCTTATTACTCGATGATATGATTGATACAGGTGGGACAATTGCAAAAGCAGCAACCGCACTGTACCAAAACGGAGCAAAATCTGTATTATGTTGTGCATCTCACGGAGTTCTTTCTGGTGAAGCACCTGCCAAATTGAATGAAGCTGACTTCAAACAAATTGTGCTCTCAAATTCTATCGCCATTCCGGAGACCAAAAAAATAAATCACTTGAAAACGCTCTCCATCGCCCCACTCTTTGCTAAAGCCATCGAGCGGATTCATAACGAAGAATCAATCTCTAGTCTGTTTTCATAA
- the pth gene encoding aminoacyl-tRNA hydrolase has product MKLIVGLGNPGDKYNNNRSNIGFKILDVIANNIGIEIKTKKKKSLIGRGDFEGDEVVLLKPQTFSDLSGESVLYIASFLKIQVKDIVVIHEDVGLELGQIVVTKGGENDVNPGVNSVSVSLRSPNFIRIRIGVLNSSFNPKKREEFLREDFEPLENLSLMQIINDAEAAIRSISMGDIDEVIQKYHL; this is encoded by the coding sequence ATGAAGTTAATTGTAGGGCTAGGAAATCCTGGCGATAAATATAATAACAATCGATCTAACATTGGTTTCAAGATTCTCGATGTCATTGCAAACAACATTGGCATCGAAATTAAAACAAAGAAAAAGAAATCTCTCATCGGTCGTGGTGACTTTGAAGGGGACGAAGTGGTTTTACTCAAACCACAGACCTTCAGTGACTTGTCTGGTGAGTCGGTTCTCTACATTGCCTCTTTTTTAAAAATCCAGGTAAAAGATATCGTTGTCATTCACGAGGACGTTGGGTTAGAACTCGGCCAAATTGTGGTCACCAAAGGTGGCGAAAACGATGTCAACCCTGGGGTCAACTCGGTTTCTGTCTCATTACGCTCCCCTAATTTTATACGGATTCGGATCGGTGTTCTTAATTCGAGCTTCAATCCTAAAAAAAGGGAAGAATTTTTACGTGAAGATTTTGAGCCATTAGAGAACCTGAGCTTGATGCAGATCATCAATGACGCCGAAGCGGCGATTCGTTCCATATCCATGGGGGATATTGACGAAGTGATTCAGAAATATCACCTTTGA